The following proteins are co-located in the Sphingorhabdus lutea genome:
- a CDS encoding DUF1674 domain-containing protein, producing the protein MGGTKRALRRPAHLDLPYDLRKSDPVPQPQQVAMPDEPDAERKNPVRYGDWEHKGIAIDF; encoded by the coding sequence ATAGGCGGCACAAAACGCGCGCTTCGGCGTCCGGCGCATTTGGATTTGCCCTATGATCTTCGTAAATCAGATCCCGTGCCACAGCCGCAACAGGTGGCAATGCCCGATGAGCCAGATGCAGAGCGCAAAAACCCCGTACGCTATGGCGATTGGGAGCATAAGGGTATTGCGATTGATTTTTAA
- a CDS encoding M48 family metalloprotease, with amino-acid sequence MNMMKTTMLLAALTALFMALGFTLGGSGGAILALIVAAGMNLFTFWNADKIVLKMHNATEVDAQSGGDYYAMVAKLARNANMPTPRVYIIDTPNPNAFATGRDPEHAAVAATSGLLNMLDHHEVEGVMAHELAHIRNRDTLIMTMVATIAGAISMLANFGMFFRDRNAGLAGILAVFVAPFAAMIVQMAISRTREFGADKTGAEISGNPLALASALAKIAGPAAHIPNEASERNPAAAQLYIVPTGLKSMFSTHPATEDRIAALQQLADEMGQNGGDSSAGGSNDGGFSAGGFSAGGDLTGKVNHDLSGPPRRSALNPFAD; translated from the coding sequence ATGAATATGATGAAAACAACCATGTTATTGGCTGCTTTAACCGCTTTATTCATGGCGCTTGGCTTTACCCTGGGCGGCAGCGGCGGCGCGATATTGGCGTTAATTGTCGCAGCGGGCATGAATTTATTCACATTTTGGAATGCCGATAAAATTGTATTGAAAATGCATAATGCGACCGAAGTCGATGCACAAAGCGGCGGCGATTATTATGCAATGGTCGCCAAATTGGCACGCAATGCCAACATGCCCACGCCCCGCGTTTATATTATCGACACGCCAAACCCCAATGCCTTTGCCACTGGACGCGACCCCGAACATGCCGCCGTTGCCGCGACGTCGGGATTGTTAAATATGCTTGATCATCATGAAGTTGAAGGGGTGATGGCGCATGAGCTGGCCCATATTCGCAACCGCGATACTTTGATTATGACCATGGTCGCCACCATTGCAGGCGCCATTTCCATGCTGGCCAATTTTGGCATGTTTTTTCGCGATCGCAATGCCGGACTTGCCGGAATATTGGCAGTTTTCGTCGCTCCCTTTGCCGCGATGATTGTGCAAATGGCAATCAGCCGCACCCGCGAATTTGGCGCGGATAAAACCGGCGCGGAGATAAGCGGCAACCCGCTTGCCCTTGCCTCTGCCTTGGCAAAAATTGCCGGACCCGCCGCGCATATCCCCAATGAAGCAAGCGAGCGCAACCCCGCCGCTGCGCAGCTTTACATTGTGCCAACTGGGTTAAAATCCATGTTCTCCACCCATCCCGCGACCGAGGATAGAATCGCCGCATTACAGCAATTGGCCGATGAAATGGGCCAAAATGGTGGCGATTCTTCTGCTGGTGGTTCAAATGACGGCGGTTTTTCTGCTGGCGGTTTTTCTGCTGGCGGTGATTTAACCGGTAAAGTAAATCATGATTTAAGCGGCCCACCACGACGCAGCGCATTAAACCCCTTTGCCGATTGA
- a CDS encoding RsmB/NOP family class I SAM-dependent RNA methyltransferase, whose product MEKQISGLAARTAALQMLDAVLRRGEHLDQARHAYIKKLNPSDAAMAMVIANETLRYLIDIDALIDSQTRNILSEDAKVRMVLRMSLAQLFIMETPPHAVISTSLALLQGGPRKLAHGVIGSLLRAEAQLPDTPTMPPFAALKWLKDWGPQMVEDSRILFATAPSVDLCLKDAGHLEKMSETLAQDLIEGVKPISLMAGHIRMPRGQAVDALPGFDEGEWWVQDIAAQIPARILNDLMAQKGKDAQSGDVLDLCAAPGGKTMQLCAAKHRVTALDVSERRARRLQQNLDRTAMDANIVIHNLLKWKGAQSYDAILLDAPCTASGTFRRHPDIIQKIDDRDIAKLAALQSEMFAHIAKWVRPGGFIIFATCSLEREEGEDQLQKFLSEHGDFTAVLPDMSAYPIAPINGEFIPEKGVRVLPNNAMEHGGMDGFYVAAVQKNANMK is encoded by the coding sequence ATGGAAAAACAAATTTCAGGATTGGCCGCGCGAACCGCCGCTTTACAAATGTTGGATGCGGTGCTGCGGCGCGGGGAACATCTGGATCAGGCGCGCCATGCCTATATTAAAAAATTAAACCCCAGTGATGCGGCAATGGCAATGGTCATCGCCAATGAAACATTACGTTATTTAATTGATATTGATGCCTTAATCGACAGTCAAACCCGAAATATCCTGTCCGAAGATGCCAAGGTGCGGATGGTGCTGCGCATGTCATTGGCGCAATTATTTATCATGGAAACACCGCCCCATGCGGTGATTTCTACCTCGCTTGCCCTGTTACAGGGCGGGCCGCGTAAATTGGCGCATGGGGTTATTGGGTCATTATTAAGGGCCGAGGCGCAATTACCCGATACGCCGACCATGCCCCCCTTTGCCGCGTTAAAATGGTTAAAGGATTGGGGTCCGCAAATGGTGGAGGACAGCCGCATTTTATTTGCCACCGCGCCCAGTGTGGATCTTTGTTTAAAAGATGCGGGCCATTTGGAAAAAATGTCCGAAACATTGGCCCAAGATTTGATCGAAGGCGTCAAACCCATATCTTTAATGGCGGGTCATATTCGCATGCCGCGCGGGCAAGCGGTCGATGCCCTGCCCGGATTTGATGAGGGTGAATGGTGGGTGCAGGATATTGCCGCACAAATTCCCGCCCGCATCTTAAATGATCTGATGGCTCAAAAAGGTAAAGACGCGCAAAGCGGCGATGTGCTTGACCTTTGTGCTGCGCCGGGGGGCAAAACAATGCAGCTTTGCGCCGCAAAACACCGCGTCACCGCGCTTGATGTATCGGAACGCCGCGCGCGCCGATTACAACAAAATTTGGACCGCACGGCAATGGATGCCAATATCGTCATCCATAATTTGTTGAAATGGAAAGGCGCGCAAAGCTATGATGCCATATTGCTTGACGCGCCATGCACGGCCAGCGGCACTTTCCGCCGACATCCTGATATTATTCAAAAAATTGACGATCGCGACATTGCCAAATTGGCCGCATTACAATCGGAAATGTTCGCCCATATTGCCAAATGGGTCAGGCCGGGTGGATTTATTATCTTTGCCACATGTTCACTTGAACGCGAAGAGGGTGAGGATCAATTACAGAAATTCCTTTCTGAACATGGCGATTTCACCGCCGTCCTGCCTGATATGTCGGCCTATCCTATTGCCCCTATAAATGGTGAATTTATTCCCGAAAAAGGGGTCAGGGTCCTGCCCAATAATGCGATGGAACATGGCGGTATGGATGGTTTTTATGTCGCCGCCGTTCAAAAAAATGCAAATATGAAATAA
- the rpe gene encoding ribulose-phosphate 3-epimerase, protein MTNNIKIAPSILSADFAQLGAEIARIDAAGCDWIHIDVMDGHFVPNITIGPQVVKALRPHSEKPFDVHLMISPVDQYIDAFADAGADIISFHPEAGPHMHRTVQSIKARGVGAGIVLNPATSLSCLDHIMGDIDLILVMSVNPGFGGQKFIHSQLEKISAIRKMIDASGRDIRLEVDGGIDRATAPLAISAGADVLVAGTATFTGGPDKYAENIAALRGQ, encoded by the coding sequence ATGACCAATAATATCAAAATTGCTCCGTCCATCCTTTCCGCCGATTTTGCCCAATTGGGGGCAGAAATTGCGCGTATTGATGCGGCGGGCTGTGACTGGATCCATATTGATGTGATGGATGGCCATTTTGTGCCCAATATCACCATCGGGCCACAGGTGGTAAAGGCCCTGCGCCCACATAGTGAAAAGCCATTTGACGTTCATTTAATGATTTCACCCGTTGATCAATATATTGACGCATTTGCCGATGCCGGCGCCGATATTATTTCCTTTCACCCAGAGGCAGGGCCTCATATGCACCGCACGGTGCAAAGCATTAAAGCACGCGGTGTGGGCGCAGGAATTGTGCTAAACCCTGCCACATCGTTAAGCTGTCTTGACCATATAATGGGTGATATTGACCTAATTTTGGTGATGAGTGTGAACCCCGGTTTTGGTGGGCAAAAATTCATCCATAGCCAGCTTGAAAAAATATCTGCCATTCGCAAAATGATTGATGCATCAGGCCGTGATATCCGCTTGGAAGTGGATGGCGGTATTGACCGTGCCACTGCGCCGCTTGCCATATCGGCGGGCGCCGATGTGTTGGTTGCTGGCACCGCCACTTTTACCGGCGGCCCAGATAAATATGCCGAAAATATCGCCGCCCTGCGCGGACAATGA
- a CDS encoding heparinase II/III family protein: MNNRADAPNMRDDNQSGHIVENKMDNIDSSHALIVQDAEGGFQSIFHKIRHAYYRTIWRTPLHRARLSGKAPLKLLAAPIDPFSGDEVRGSALRAGKMQFRGMDLDMRDANLSAPVIPPDFTDYLHRMDWLRDLSACANRGQIIAIAEKYCAAWLEENGGNVKNEAWRGDNIVWRFINMAHHAPLILSSRNSDYRRDILNHFADMADEMDKIAPMIKHDYVRVVIWCGVLAAGLLLPDGKERLTIGQDALKKALDKAIYNDGGLASRSPAQLIECCKLLILTANIYTARGMMRPQFLDQHIAKIIPAILCLRHSDGGLGAWQGSGHGTTNLVEQILSASPVTARPQRQSKTWGYQRISAGKSVLIIDAGPPPLAKNAWVSCASTLAIEFSFAAQRIFINCGGGALASHALPADLARGLRTTAAHSTLCVENVNSTAILPEGKLGKGVNIVDLERRDEDQLTRLTASHDGYVRNFGFIHQRSITLRSDGLEMRGSDILLPAEKAKPKAETQYEIRFHLGPNIDLYSGEEKGSILLRLRDGSSWLFQASQCEVNVEDSLWVNEEGEPAETQQIILTHKSEQGGSSTNWSLQFIG, encoded by the coding sequence ATGAATAATAGAGCGGATGCCCCCAACATGCGCGATGACAATCAATCTGGCCATATTGTTGAAAATAAAATGGACAATATTGATTCCAGCCATGCATTAATAGTGCAGGATGCAGAAGGCGGATTTCAATCCATATTCCATAAAATTCGCCATGCATATTATCGCACAATATGGCGCACGCCATTGCACCGCGCGCGATTATCGGGAAAGGCGCCGTTAAAATTATTGGCCGCACCCATTGATCCTTTTTCGGGTGATGAAGTGCGCGGATCGGCGCTGCGCGCAGGTAAAATGCAATTTCGCGGCATGGATTTGGACATGCGCGATGCCAATCTTTCCGCGCCCGTCATTCCGCCTGATTTTACCGATTATTTGCACCGAATGGATTGGCTGCGTGATTTATCCGCCTGTGCCAATCGGGGGCAAATTATCGCTATTGCGGAGAAATATTGTGCTGCTTGGCTTGAAGAAAATGGCGGTAATGTAAAAAATGAAGCATGGCGCGGGGATAATATCGTCTGGCGCTTTATCAATATGGCGCATCATGCGCCCTTAATCCTATCCAGCAGGAATAGCGATTATCGCCGCGATATTTTGAACCATTTTGCCGATATGGCCGATGAAATGGACAAAATTGCGCCCATGATTAAACATGATTATGTGCGCGTGGTAATTTGGTGCGGTGTGCTCGCCGCCGGTTTATTATTGCCCGATGGCAAGGAACGTTTAACCATTGGTCAGGATGCATTAAAAAAGGCATTGGACAAGGCAATTTATAATGATGGCGGCTTGGCATCACGTTCCCCTGCACAGTTAATTGAGTGCTGCAAATTATTAATTTTAACAGCAAATATTTATACCGCGCGCGGCATGATGCGCCCGCAATTTTTGGACCAGCATATTGCCAAAATCATCCCGGCGATTTTATGTCTAAGGCATAGTGATGGCGGTCTGGGCGCATGGCAGGGTTCGGGCCATGGTACGACCAATTTGGTGGAACAAATATTATCCGCCTCCCCCGTTACAGCGCGGCCGCAACGCCAATCCAAAACTTGGGGATATCAACGCATATCTGCCGGCAAATCGGTTTTAATTATCGATGCTGGCCCACCACCGCTTGCCAAAAATGCTTGGGTCAGCTGTGCCTCCACCTTGGCCATTGAATTTTCATTTGCCGCCCAACGCATCTTTATCAATTGCGGTGGCGGCGCCTTGGCCAGCCACGCGCTGCCCGCTGATTTAGCGCGCGGCCTGCGCACCACGGCAGCGCATAGCACATTATGCGTTGAAAATGTGAACAGCACCGCCATTTTACCCGAAGGAAAATTGGGCAAGGGGGTAAATATTGTCGATTTGGAACGGCGAGATGAGGACCAGCTAACCCGCCTAACCGCCAGCCATGATGGATATGTGCGCAATTTCGGTTTCATCCATCAACGCAGCATCACCCTGAGGTCAGATGGATTGGAAATGCGCGGCAGTGATATTTTATTGCCCGCCGAAAAGGCAAAGCCAAAGGCCGAAACCCAATATGAAATCCGATTTCACCTTGGCCCGAATATTGATTTATATAGCGGGGAAGAAAAGGGTTCAATTTTGTTGCGGCTGCGCGATGGCAGCAGCTGGTTATTTCAGGCATCGCAATGCGAGGTTAATGTAGAAGACAGCCTGTGGGTCAATGAAGAAGGCGAGCCAGCAGAGACACAGCAAATAATTTTAACGCATAAAAGCGAACAGGGCGGATCATCCACCAATTGGTCGCTTCAATTTATTGGATAA
- the purH gene encoding bifunctional phosphoribosylaminoimidazolecarboxamide formyltransferase/IMP cyclohydrolase: MDNRVIKRALLSVSDKNGLVELGQALAQRDVMLISTGGTAKALRDAGLTVSDISDVTGFPEMMDGRVKTLHPKVHGGLLAVRDNEEHVAAMKAHEIEAIDLVIVNLYPFAQTVAKGADRDEIIENIDIGGPSMVRSAAKNHDAVTIITDPSDYESLIAELAAHDGATSLSFRRKMAAKAYAATAAYDSMIASWFAFADQGQLFPETLTFGGTLASTLRYGENPHQQAALYLPTGMAARGISAAEQVQGKELSYNNYNDADAALELVSEFRDGPPTVVIVKHANPCGVASADNLIDAYHAALQCDSVSAFGGIVAVNRPLDGPTAEAITEIFTEVVAAPAADDAARAVFAKKKNLRLLITGELPDPARPGLMVKNITGGYLLQSRDNGHVADDELKIVTKRAPTAQELADCRFAWTVAKHVKSNAIVYAKDGMTAGIGAGQMNRRDSARIAAAKALEAAETYGWDASRTIGSAVASDAFFPFADGLLAAVEAGATAVIQPGGSMRDQEVIDAADEAGLAMVFTAMRHFRH, from the coding sequence ATGGACAATCGCGTCATAAAACGGGCATTATTATCGGTATCGGACAAAAATGGTCTTGTCGAATTGGGTCAAGCATTGGCCCAGCGCGATGTGATGTTAATTTCCACCGGCGGCACGGCAAAGGCGCTGCGCGATGCGGGGTTGACGGTGTCGGATATTTCCGATGTCACCGGATTTCCCGAAATGATGGATGGGCGCGTCAAAACCCTGCATCCCAAGGTGCATGGCGGCTTGCTTGCCGTGCGTGATAATGAAGAACATGTCGCGGCCATGAAAGCGCATGAGATTGAGGCGATTGATCTGGTCATTGTGAACCTATATCCCTTTGCCCAAACCGTGGCCAAGGGCGCGGACCGCGATGAAATTATCGAAAATATTGACATTGGCGGCCCATCAATGGTGCGAAGCGCGGCCAAAAATCATGACGCCGTCACCATCATTACCGACCCATCCGATTATGAAAGCTTAATCGCCGAATTGGCGGCGCATGATGGCGCGACTAGCCTATCATTTCGCCGGAAAATGGCGGCCAAGGCATATGCCGCCACAGCCGCATATGACAGCATGATTGCAAGCTGGTTCGCCTTTGCCGATCAGGGACAATTATTCCCCGAAACCCTTACCTTTGGAGGCACATTGGCCAGCACGCTGCGTTATGGCGAAAATCCGCATCAACAGGCGGCATTATATTTACCCACGGGCATGGCCGCACGCGGGATTAGCGCAGCTGAGCAGGTGCAGGGCAAGGAATTATCCTATAATAATTATAATGATGCCGATGCCGCATTGGAATTGGTCAGCGAATTTCGCGACGGCCCGCCCACCGTGGTCATTGTGAAACATGCCAATCCCTGCGGTGTGGCCAGCGCGGATAATTTAATTGATGCCTATCATGCCGCACTGCAATGCGACAGCGTGTCGGCATTTGGCGGAATAGTTGCGGTCAACCGCCCATTGGATGGCCCAACAGCAGAGGCAATAACCGAAATTTTCACCGAAGTCGTCGCTGCCCCCGCCGCCGATGATGCGGCGCGCGCCGTTTTTGCCAAAAAGAAAAATTTGCGTCTGCTTATCACCGGTGAATTGCCTGATCCCGCCCGCCCCGGCTTAATGGTAAAAAATATTACCGGCGGTTATTTATTGCAAAGCCGCGATAATGGTCATGTGGCCGATGATGAATTGAAAATCGTGACCAAACGTGCACCAACCGCGCAAGAATTGGCCGATTGCCGTTTTGCATGGACGGTGGCAAAACATGTTAAATCAAATGCCATTGTATATGCCAAAGATGGGATGACAGCTGGCATTGGCGCGGGGCAAATGAACCGCCGCGATAGCGCACGCATTGCCGCGGCAAAGGCGTTGGAGGCCGCAGAAACCTATGGCTGGGATGCATCACGCACCATTGGCAGCGCGGTAGCATCTGATGCATTTTTCCCCTTTGCCGATGGATTATTGGCCGCAGTGGAGGCAGGGGCAACCGCCGTCATTCAACCGGGCGGTTCGATGCGCGATCAAGAGGTTATTGATGCCGCTGATGAAGCCGGCCTTGCCATGGTCTTTACCGCAATGCGCCATTTCAGGCATTAA
- a CDS encoding Hpt domain-containing protein: MDLSNGEIIDWKVFSETRSMLGDNFARILGYFREDGIKSVAAIESALRENSSAKLVIPAHTLKSEAWQFGAVKLGLLAENIEMTARHFVEIQQTPEELLSDVVKLRELFETSLAAFDAEANPLVSRQQNSPRTAIFGLSSH; this comes from the coding sequence ATGGACTTGAGCAACGGCGAAATTATTGATTGGAAAGTATTTTCTGAGACTAGGTCAATGCTTGGCGATAATTTCGCACGCATTTTGGGTTATTTTCGTGAAGATGGTATTAAATCGGTTGCGGCCATTGAAAGTGCGCTGCGTGAGAATAGTTCAGCAAAATTAGTCATCCCTGCACATACTTTAAAATCTGAAGCATGGCAATTTGGCGCGGTGAAGCTAGGACTTTTGGCGGAAAATATCGAAATGACAGCGCGCCATTTTGTGGAAATTCAACAAACACCAGAGGAATTATTGTCCGATGTGGTGAAATTGCGTGAATTATTTGAAACCAGCTTGGCCGCCTTTGATGCTGAGGCAAACCCCCTTGTTTCACGACAACAAAACAGCCCGCGCACCGCGATTTTTGGCCTGTCATCGCATTAA
- the bfr gene encoding bacterioferritin: MGDARVKDPKIIEFLNEALKNELTAVNQYWLHYRMLDNWGISKLAELERHESIDEMKHADQLAERILFLNGLPNFQLLGRLNIGENVEEILRCDLALENVAIPLLRDAVEYCEKARDYVTRDLFASILESEEEHLDMLEKQFDLIERMGIENYIQLNSAPASSD; the protein is encoded by the coding sequence ATGGGTGACGCAAGGGTCAAAGATCCAAAAATAATCGAATTTTTGAACGAAGCATTAAAAAATGAATTGACCGCAGTGAACCAATATTGGTTGCATTATCGGATGCTGGATAATTGGGGCATTTCAAAATTGGCGGAATTGGAACGCCACGAATCAATTGATGAGATGAAGCATGCGGATCAATTGGCCGAACGTATTTTATTTTTAAACGGACTGCCCAATTTCCAACTTTTGGGCCGGTTGAACATTGGTGAAAATGTTGAGGAAATTTTGCGCTGTGATCTGGCCCTTGAAAATGTGGCCATCCCCTTATTGCGCGATGCAGTTGAATATTGTGAAAAGGCGCGTGATTATGTGACGCGCGATTTATTCGCCAGCATTTTGGAAAGCGAAGAAGAACATTTGGATATGCTGGAAAAGCAATTTGACTTAATTGAGCGTATGGGAATTGAAAATTATATTCAGCTTAATTCCGCACCCGCGAGCAGCGATTGA